Genomic segment of Streptosporangium sp. NBC_01755:
CGGCCTGAGTACGGGGTTGAGGAGTCCAGGAACAGCCGTTGGCGCTGAGAACGATCTGGCATCGTGGGTGGGCCGCCCGTAGTTTCCAGTCAACGCCCCCCATCGGCTGCCGCTGACCCGGCCCTCCGCTCCCGAACGTGTCCCCAGCCCCAAAGTAGGAATTGCGCTTGGAGCGGTTGCGCTCATGGGGTGTCGGGATTAGAAGGTTTAACGACATCCCCGCCGCGCCCGGCACCGAGCCCCGGAAAACCGGACTCCGGGTGACGAAACTCCCCTCCAAGCGGATGTTTTGGAGCTTGAATTGACGACAGGATTTCCCGACAGATAGAAGGAGGATCCGGCCTTCCCTGCCGTGCGCACGGCTTCGGGGATCGACACTCCAGGAGCGCTTGGTGCGGATCATCTACTCCCGCGTGTCTACCGCGACCCAGTCGCTGCTGCGCCAGCGGCACATCCTGACCGAGGCCGGCCTCCTGGTGCGGACCGAGGGCGTGGCCGAGGGGTTCCGCCCCGCCGAGGGCGTGCTGTTGTTCGAGGACCCGGCGACGACCTCGAAGATCCCGGCGCTGGAGCGGCCCGCGTTCGCCAAGGTCGCTGCGACTGCGCACCCCGGCGACGTCCTGACGGTGTCGGAGCTGTTTCGGCTCTGCCGCGATCTGGTTGACATCCACGCCGTCCGCGACTGGTGCGCCGCGCGGGGCGTCGCTCTGCGCGTCCTGTCCGGGCCCCTGTCGAACTTCCACGACCTCGCGGCCAATGACGCGACCACGGCGCTACTCATCAACGTGATCACCGCGGTGGGGCAGTTCCAGCGCGACCTGCAGAACGAGCTCACCGCCGAGGGGGTCACCGCGGCTGAGGGCGAGGGGCGTTTCCGTGGCCGCCCGCCC
This window contains:
- a CDS encoding recombinase family protein, whose product is MRIIYSRVSTATQSLLRQRHILTEAGLLVRTEGVAEGFRPAEGVLLFEDPATTSKIPALERPAFAKVAATAHPGDVLTVSELFRLCRDLVDIHAVRDWCAARGVALRVLSGPLSNFHDLAANDATTALLINVITAVGQFQRDLQNELTAEGVTAAEGEGRFRGRPPALDGARREAVRAAFRGDGASIAALARARGVSRAAVRTALGDLLPDQPGPVA